One Brassica oleracea var. oleracea cultivar TO1000 chromosome C7, BOL, whole genome shotgun sequence genomic window carries:
- the LOC106301777 gene encoding lysine-rich arabinogalactan protein 18-like, with protein sequence MERNSLLTVALLCIVVAGVGGQSPASSPTRSPAAPSAPTTPPANPPAATPPSTPMAKTPASSPVEAPKSPAPVVSSPPPTPVPESSPPSPSPKASAPVSSPPAPAPEALTPPAPVAAPAADVPAPAPKKHKKSKKHQAPAPAPELDSPPAPPTEAPGPSSDDASSPGPATSADDQSGAESTRMLRNVAVGAAATACAVLVMVF encoded by the exons ATGGAACGTAACTCCCTCTTAACGGTTGCATTGCTCTGCATTGTAGTCGCCGGCGTCGGTGGCCAATCTCCTGCCTCCTCTCCAACTAGATCTCCCGCCGCTCCTTCTGCTCCAACTACTCCCCCTGCTAACCCTCCGGCCGCTACTCCTCCCTCCACTCCCATGGCTAAAACGCCGGCTTCCTCACCAGTGGAAGCACCAAAGTCTCCGGCTCCTGTAGTATCGTCTCCACCGCCGACTCCTGTTCCCGAGAGCTCTCCACCGTCTCCTTCACCCAAGGCTTCCGCTCCGGTGAGCTCTCCACCAGCTCCAGCACCAGAAGCACTTACTCCACCGGCTCCAGTAGCCGCTCCGGCCGCTGATGTACCGGCTCCGGCTCCAAAAAAGCATAAGAAGTCCAAGAAGCATCAAGCACCGGCCCCGGCTCCCGAACTTGACAGTCCACCTGCACCACCGACAGAAGCTCCTGGCCCTAGCTCCGACGACGCAAGCTCTCCCGGTCCAGCCACATCCGCCGACGATCAG AGCGGAGCAGAGAGCACAAGAATGTTGCGGAATGTAGCGGTGGGAGCGGCTGCAACCGCCTGTGCCGTTCTCGTTATGGTCTTTTAA
- the LOC106306700 gene encoding cytochrome P450 81D11-like has translation METKALIFTVLFVVLTLRFLIRKLKRHPNLPPSPPWSLPVIGHLRLLKPPIHRTFLSISQSLGDAPIFSLRLGNRLVFVNSSHSIAEECFTKNDVVLANRPNFILAKHVAYDYTTVIAASYGDHWRNLRRIGSLEIFSNHRLNSFLSIRKDEIRRLILRLSRNFSQEYAKVEMKSMLSDLTFNNIIRMVAGKRYYGDGVEEDPEAKRVRQLIADVVALAGAGNAVDYLPFLRWVSDYEKRAMKLASRLDEFLQGLVDEKRDAKEKGNTMVDHLLSLQETQPDYFTDRIIKGNMVALILAGTDTSAVTLEWALSNLLNHPDVLKKARDEIDCKVGLDRLIDESDVSNLPYLQNIVSETLRLYPSVPMLLPHVASEDCKVGAYDMPSGTILLTNAWAIHRDPQLWEDPTSFKPERFEKEGESQKLMPFGLGRRACPGSGLAHRLINLTLGSLIQCLEWERIGEEKVDMSEGKGGTMPKAKPLEAMCRARASVGKIFHEGA, from the exons ATGGAAACCAAAGCCCTAATTTTCACAGTTCTCTTCGTCGTTCTCACACTCAGATTCTTGATCAGAAAACTCAAGCGACACCCTAACCTCCCTCCCTCTCCGCCATGGTCGTTGCCGGTGATCGGTCACCTCCGCCTCCTCAAACCGCCGATCCACAGAACTTTCCTCTCCATATCTCAATCTCTAGGCGACGCTCCCATCTTCTCCCTCCGCCTCGGTAACCGACTCGTTTTCGTTAACTCCTCACACTCCATCGCCGAGGAGTGCTTCACCAAGAACGACGTCGTCCTAGCGAACCGCCCAAACTTCATCCTCGCCAAGCACGTCGCGTATGACTACACAACCGTAATCGCAGCTTCGTACGGAGACCACTGGCGCAACCTCCGCCGCATCGGCTCCCTCGAGATATTCTCCAATCATCGGCTCAACAGCTTCTTGTCTATCCGTAAGGATGAGATCAGGCGGTTGATACTACGTCTCTCCAGAAACTTTTCACAA GAATATGCGAAGGTGGAGATGAAGTCAATGTTATCAGACTTAACATTCAACAATATCATCAGAATGGTGGCTGGAAAACGTTACTACGGCGACGGTGTTGAGGAGGATCCAGAGGCTAAAAGAGTCAGGCAGCTTATTGCGGATGTGGTGGCTCTAGCTGGCGCTGGAAACGCTGTTGATTACTTACCGTTCTTGCGTTGGGTTTCAGATTACGAGAAACGTGCCATGAAGCTGGCGAGTAGATTGGACGAGTTCTTGCAAGGGTTGGTCGATGAGAAACGAGACGCTAAGGAGAAGGGCAACACGATGGTCGATCACTTGCTTTCTCTGCAAGAAACGCAGCCTGATTACTTCACTGATCGCATCATCAAAGGAAACATGGTT GCCTTGATACTAGCGGGGACTGATACATCAGCGGTGACATTAGAATGGGCTTTGTCGAACTTGTTGAACCATCCGGATGTATTGAAAAAGGCGAGAGATGAGATTGATTGTAAGGTGGGTTTAGACAGGCTTATAGACGAGTCAGACGTCTCCAATCTGCCGTATCTTCAGAACATTGTGTCTGAGACGTTACGCCTGTACCCTTCCGTCCCCATGCTGCTTCCTCACGTGGCCTCGGAAGATTGTAAAGTAGGGGCATACGACATGCCTAGTGGGACGATACTATTGACCAACGCATGGGCTATACACAGAGATCCACAGCTATGGGAGGACCCCACGAGTTTTAAGCCAGAGAGGTTCGAGAAAGAAGGAGAATCGCAGAAGCTAATGCCGTTTGGGTTAGGAAGAAGAGCGTGTCCTGGTTCAGGACTGGCTCATCGGCTAATAAACCTGACTCTTGGGTCATTGATTCAGTGTTTGGAATGGGAGAGGATTGGAGAAGAGAAAGTGGATATGAGTGAAGGCAAAGGTGGTACAATGCCTAAAGCCAAGCCTCTGGAAGCCATGTGCAGAGCGCGTGCCTCTGTTGGTAAAATCTTCCACGAGGGAGCTTGA